The Vicia villosa cultivar HV-30 ecotype Madison, WI unplaced genomic scaffold, Vvil1.0 ctg.000101F_1_1_2_unsc, whole genome shotgun sequence sequence gttcattttaataaaaaatatatatacatgtgtttctctattttttttttggttacacgtgtttctctatttttatttataatataaggaacatgtgtttctctattttttagttcaaatttgctttcataaaaaatgtttgaattttaatataaaaagaaatttcactttttaaaattatagtttgttatagtttgttattttcttctttttaaattttaatatcaatttagtgtctctcaaccaattttttggtttgtggtcttatattaccttgaaataaggtaatgtcttctttaagaaatcaggtattctgattaggtattctattatgatgataactatttattatcttgacagaattccttagtacctgatagagaaaccaagaagcatttgtttagcttaattaagtcatggataagacatggatgagatcaaaccgattgtcgaaagagtacgagaaaggggtatggaaattcgttgagtttgcggttgcgcactccgaagacccgcttcgaatgccgtgtccttgcttgggttgctgttatggggataaggttgacgggaaacagttgggatcccatttactacggtttggaattgatagaagttatacatgttggacaatgcatgatgagaaaagtaacgggaatgctgggtcgagttgtaataggaagtatgcttcaaacgacgattgcacagacacatacgattgcgatcgagtcgaagagattgcagaagcgcttgaagaagatcttgcggattgtcccaaaatgtttgagaggttggtaagcgatgcagagaaactgttgtatgatggttgttcaaaattcacaagattgtctgcggtgttaaagttgtacaacttaaaggcggacaacggatggtcggataaaagtttcacagagttattagcccttatgaaagatatgctaccagaggataatgttcttcccaatcgaacgtatgaagccaaaaagatgttgtcctctattggcatgagctatgataagatacatgcatgtccaaacgattgcgttttgtttcgaaacgagtatgcagcgttgaatgagtgtcctaaatgtggtgcccctcgatataagaaaaagttgtctcctgctaaagtcttatggtattttcctataattccgagatttagacgcatgtatcgtagtgagaccgattcaagacacttgacttggcatgcagatgaaagaattattgatggaaagttgcgacatccggcagactcaccacaatggatgaaagttgatactgattatcctgaatttggaaaagaagcaagaaaccttcggttgtcattgtctactgatggaatgaacccgcatggtattcaaagtatctcgcatagcacatggcctgtgattcttatgatctataacctacctctgtggctatgtatgaagcgtaagtacatgatgttatcaatgctaatttctgggcctaaacaaccagggaatgacatagacgtatacttggcaccgttaatcgaagatttaaagtttttgtgggacaacggtgtggaggtttacgatgggtataggaaggaaagtttcaacttgagggcgatgttgtttggaacaattaatgattttccagcatacggaaatctatccgggtacagcaataaaggtcaaaaggcgtgtcccgtttgtgaagatgaaaccgatacgacacgattggatctttgtcagaagaatgtctttctcggccatcgtagattcttaaattctaatcatcactaccgtgggtggagaaaagcattcaacggaaaggccgaacatggtacagccccgccttttttgtcaggtgatcaaatttttgaaaaggtgaaagatgtgagcactcagtttggcaagccttttgcacattcacttgtcaagggtgggtggaagaagaagtccattttttttgaacttccatattggaagtcgttgtacgtaagacatttcctggatgttatgcatattgaaaaaaatgtatttgacagcgttataggtacgttactcaatataccaggaaagtctaaggatggcgttaacataaggaaggacatggtaaacatggggatgagaactgaattaggacccgtgacgaaaggaagacgaacatatctgccacctgctgtttacactctatctagaaaggagaagaaaacattgtgtaagttcctcagtgaagttaaagttccagaaggctactcttcagatattagaagacttgtgtccatgaaagacctcaagttaaagagtttgaagacgcatgattgtcatgttataatggaacattttttaccaataggtatacgttctattctgccagaaaaagtaagaagcgcaataactaagctgtgtttcttcttcaggtcaatttgcagtaaggtggtcgatcccgcgatcttaccaacattgcaaaaagagatagttgttactttatgtgatcttgaaatgtattttcctccctcgttttttgacataatggttcatctagtcgttcatcttgtgaaagagacacaattgtgcggaccagcttatatgagatggatgtaccctgctgaacgttatatgaaaatattaaaaggtacgtgaaaaacagaagtcgaccggagggttgtattgccgaacgatacgttgttgaagaagcggttgagttttgtactgaatatctgtcaaatgttcaatcaattggactccccaaatctcatattgtcgaaaaaaaagaaggaaaaaggctaattggaaataaagttgtgacagtatcaatggtcgaacgggatcaagcgcacttgtatgttctgcacaatgagattgaggttgagccgtatgttgaaatgcacaaggttgttctccgagatttaaatccaaatagaaatgagaactggatagtacgagagcacaatcgaagtttcttataggggggcctaccagagcgcttttaaaagcgctttcgtagcctatgccagcgctggctttggcagcgctttaaagcgctgttaaaggccaaaaaaagcgcttttaaaagccttgcgcgttgtagtgTTATCTTTGACCGGGCCTTTTTAACTTCTGGTGTTATCTCTCTATCTATTAACTctttcatttctgcattttattttCCACCTTGTTTATAAAAGttttctaaaaatattcaaactcttaaattgattttgaaatttttttcaaactcaattttttttaaaacacataTATTGTGGGCTATATTTCTGAAGCTGATCAAATTTCAGATTGCCTCGCCAAACCATTAAGCCACACACATTTTAGCCAAATCAGAGACAAACTTCAAAATGAAGTTGTCCGGGCCTATATTTTTGTAGCTGAGCAAATTTCAAATTGCCTCACCAAACCATTAAGCCACACACATTTCAGCCAAATCGGAGACAAACTTGGTGTGATTAATTCACCACCTGTTTGAGAGGGGGAGTTAAAGACAAAATCACTTGATTTTAGGATTGTGTCATCATACCATATCAGGTGAATCATTAGCACTTATATTGTTATTATAGCCCAGCATATTTGTTTCTTCAAATAGTGTATATTCATCAATTGTAGCATGATTCTAGCATCATGTCGGATCgtgtatgttatatatatgtgtatgaTATGATCGATTCAAATGACACAGTTCATACAAATGCAAATCTTTCTAAGTACACTAACCTTTTTCCGCAGTTAAGGTTAACATCAATGACTAGTGGGTTTACATCTAACTCGCCCTTATCATAGTTTAAATCACCAGTCAATAACCTATTTCTATATTGATCCATTTATGTATCTGTAGGCTGTGGCATGGACTCAAACATTTAAGGAGGTTTAACATTCATGGAGAGCAGTTTTTCAAACTCAATCAAACATAGATTTTTCAAATCAACATCGCAAATTTGAAGACCTGCATCAAAGAGATTGACTTTAAGAATATAGTTAGTGTGTGAATTTACTaagcaaaacaaatatttaatattaatctaTATAATATATAATGGAATATGTGGGTTGTTCAACCTCTTCCTTGCGTCGTACCAAAGCCCGTCACACAAAAGTTTTTCAGGATGCTTCCCAAACCACAAAAGGATTTATCATTATATTATGTTCTTTTGGTTGCTTTTGTTTTTTTTGGATCAAGTTTCATAGTTTCTGTCTTAGAGGTATGATAGCATTGAGAGATTCAACACAAGTTTAGATTATTCTCATGTTCAATTTGTTTATTGCTAATTATATAGCTTCTTAAGCAATTTTTACTAGGAGTGTGAAAAATGAGATGAGGTGTATTGAAACATCTGATTGATATTATTAAATGAATCAGAGATCAATAGCTATGTATATATAGCAATGGGAAGCTTGTGGCACAAGCAACTTATTCAACTGACTTAACTATGTACTGTAACTAGGGAAAATCTAGCAAAGTCTCCAACTAACTTAATTACTTGTTGTAACTAACTATAGGAAATCTAAGAAAGTGACCTACTGAGATGCAAAGCAATTTCACACTGACTTCAACCTATAACTTGTTACGTGattgtgattttgatgaaatCGTTACCAATCTATTTCTTTTAAAGTCATTCTCTAGACAGAAACAGATTTCGAACCACAAAGGCAAAGAGGGTCAATTAAAAAATTTTGAttgatttgataaaaaatatttaaagtgaCTTTAAGACATAATGTGCATAAAGAATTGTAGACCCATGATTCCTGCCTTAATAATACATCTTGCTCATCAGGATTTTGTGCAACCATTGTTGAATTGCTAAGTTGGTTTCGAAAGCCGAAAGAATAAGACTTTTTCATCTTATTCAGTTCATCACCATGGATGGACCAGTCTAATTTTCCATCAGGCGAGCCCCAACCTGAGAAGTTAGTATATGGCTCCATAGCAATCGAGGTAGCAGAAGGAAGCTTAGAAGTAAAGCTTCCCATGCTACTGCGCTCGATAAAGCTCTGGCTCCGCTTCGACAGGGCATCATTTTTTGAATTCATAGACGGATCAACAGTGATCTGTAGTGATCCAATCACATTTGAATTGGGAAGGTCAGAAGAAAAGCCCCAAAGTTGCTGAGTCACATTCGGATGCACATGAGTTGATGTTGGAGATTGTATCTGAAAACCGACAATATCATCGAGGTTAGCAGTACTCACACTTGCAAGCCTATTTGAAGGAAATGAAAGACCTGTCATCTCTTCAATCATTAGCTTCTGCAAAAGAAGATTTTCAAGTTCGAGAAATTCAGTATCATCTTTAGCATTCAATGCAGTTTTCAATCTGCTTCTCGGCATCTGAAGTGTAGAGACTGCAGCATGAGACTGAGTCGGCCACATGGTTCCACTTGCAAGAGAAGACACTGCTGATGGAGTCAAAGGCGGTGTCGACATGGATTGTATCAAACTGGATGGATAGCTCAATGTGAAAGAATCCATTGAAGAAGCACTAGgtgaatttgaatatgatatAGGTGAAGGCAAAGAAGAACCAGTAGAAGCATACAATGGGCGAAGCTCTTCGGGTTTGTGCGCAAAAAAGCAGACTCTTCGGGTGCATTCGGTCTCATCTTTACAAGGCCTTGTTCTGTATTGAGCAGGATGAAGCCAGCACTCAAAAATACCATGTGCATATTCACAAGCATCCCCTTTACTGCATGATCCCTTTCGAAACTCAGGACAAGGGACACAGGTGTAATGATATATCATCGGATCACGGCGCCTTGCGTTTTCCCCTGGATGAACAAAGGGACACTCAGTCCAGTCATGAGAATAAGCCCTTGAACAAGTCTGCACTTTGAATACATACATCCTAAACTCATTTGTTTATCAAGTCGTTTGTCGTTGTTCCCATACGCAATCGTCATTTGTTTTCCTCTTAGCCTCAGTGAATGCATCCACTTCATTTGTATATATTTTCTCTTTGTGCACTTCTTGTTCCTTAGACGAGGTTTTAATATATTTAGCAGTTCAAAAGAGAAATTTCATTCTTAGTTCTAAGTACTTATTACTTGTTTACTCTCAAACTTTCTGAAtttcttctctctcttgtttATATTCACTCTCAAGCTGATTATTCCTTGTTTACAAAATCTTGTGGAACTCACTTTACCATTTTATTAGTGTAAGTAGACGTTATTGTTTTAACAGGTGATAATATTGATGAAATCCGGCATGTGAAAGCACTTCTGCACAGCAAATTCCGCATCAAAGTCTTAGTTGCTCTACGGTATTTTCTAGGCCTTGAAGTTGCTCGCTCCACAAACGGTATCCTCATAAATCAATGACATTATGCTCTTGAATTACTAAACCATACAGGTATGCTTGTTGCTAAACCCTCTCCTATGCCTTACAAGCCACTTCACCACTCTACCATGATGTTACTCAATACTGTCGACTTATCGGCCAACTTCTCTATTTAACCACTACTCGACCACTGAGTCAATTTGTCTCCCAACTCACTATTACACACTTTTAGAAAGCCACTCGCATCCTTTTAGAAACCATATCAGGTCAATTTGTCAATTTGTCATGCACAAGGCATTTTTTATCTATCTAATTCTGACTTATTACTTTTCGGCTTTGAAGATACTTATTGGACCACTTGTCCAACTACCCGCAGATCCATCACAGGCTTTGCTGTCTTCATCGACAAATCCTTGATTTCATGGAAGTCAAAGAAGCAAACCAATATCTCGCACTCCAGCTCCGAAGTCGAGTATTGCGCTCTAGCAAATCTCACTTACGAAGTCCAATGGCTACACTATCTCTTCAAGGATCTCAACATCATTTTTTCTCAACCTACATCTCTTTATTGCGACAACCGCTCTGCTGTCTACCTCGCAGATAATCCGGCATTTCATGAACGTTCAAAAAATATTGACATCGACTGCCATATCATCCGTGAGAAGCTGGAACCTGGCATTGTGAAGCTTTTTCCTATTCCATCTTCTGTTCAACTTGCTGATGTTTTAACCAAACCACTGTCATCTCCTGTTTTCAACTCTTTTCTGTTCAAACTTGGTCTTATTTCAATCCATAGTTCAGATTGTGGGAGAGTGTAAAATATGCTGTCTAATTCTTATTGGACTTattttagttttgggctttgccTTTTATAGTTTTATAGCGGTTACCACCTTCATGTATATAAAACTGCACTGTGGTTTGATAATAAAATTATTCTGTATTTATCCTTTTTCTTCCTCCTTGTATCATGTGGAATTCTCCTATTAAAGAATCCAATAAGGTCCTCTAGCTGCCAACTATGGAGTATATTCGAATGGTAGCGGTACATTGGCGATCTCCATATCAAAAACATTTCTTATAACTTTACTTTTAAATTTCAATCCAGAAAATATAAGTTGGGTTGTCTCATATGAACCCGGCCAATTGTCTACCCTTAACTCGAAcaagaattttttttctttcaaaatttcatttACAATTTTGTATTAATTATTTTCTTCGGTAATGATTCTCATTTAAATCATGAAAATATATGAAGTCCTTTTATTTGTGTTGGTCTTTCCTTCAAATTTTGATTTGGGATAGAGACATGTTATCTTCTTTTGGTTGCTcttgattatatatatttttctgtttCCAAAATAGAGTTTGTTTTTGGTTTCACAGTTTCTAAGCGTATTTAGAGGTATGTTACCTTTGAGAGATTCAACACAAGTTTAGATTGTTCACATGTTAAATTAGTTTATCCTAAGTATGCAGCTTTTAAGCAATTTTTATTAGTGGTGTGAAAATTGATATGAGGTGTATTGAAACATGTGATTGATCAAAGAAGTTGGTACTAATGAAAATACTTGCATTCTCTCCAACTTCTGTATTATTAACATTTTACATTTTTTCAACAAAATATCCTCACCTATACATACTCAATATCTATAAAATCAAAGAAAGTATAATAATCATTTAATATATAAGTTAGTCTAGGGATGCTCATAGGATCCAATGTTAGAGTTAACATTAGATTCACACCACCATCTATCTGCTCATGCTCCGCCTACAATTGCAGTTGATGTTACTCTTCAACACAATATTGTTCCGATTGCACTGTTGGAGAATCTTTCACAAGTGAACTAACCCATGATTCCTGGCTTAATAATACATCTTGATCATCAGCATTTTGCTCAACCATTGTTGAATTGCTATGTTGGTTTTGAAAGCCGAAAGAATAAGACTTATTCAGTTCATCACCGAGGATGGACCAGTCTAATTTTCCATCATGGGAGCCCCAACCAGACAAGTTAGTATATGGCTCCATAGCAACCGAGGTAGAAGAAGGAAGCTTAGAACTAAAGCTTTCGATGCTGCTGCGCTCGATAAAGCTCTGGCTCCGCTTCGACAGGGCATCATTTTTTGAATTCATAAACGGATCAATGGTGATCTGCGGTGATCCAATCACATTTGAATCGGTAAGGTCAGAAGAAAAGCCCCAAAGTTGCTGAGTCACATTAG is a genomic window containing:
- the LOC131624061 gene encoding zinc finger CCCH domain-containing protein 66-like, with protein sequence NEFRMYVFKVQTCSRAYSHDWTECPFVHPGENARRRDPMIYHYTCVPCPEFRKGSCSKGDACEYAHGIFECWLHPAQYRTRPCKDETECTRRVCFFAHKPEELRPLYASTGSSLPSPISYSNSPSASSMDSFTLSYPSSLIQSMSTPPLTPSAVSSLASGTMWPTQSHAAVSTLQMPRSRLKTALNAKDDTEFLELENLLLQKLMIEEMTGLSFPSNRLASVSTANLDDIVGFQIQSPTSTHVHPNVTQQLWGFSSDLPNSNVIGSLQITVDPSMNSKNDALSKRSQSFIERSSMGSFTSKLPSATSIAMEPYTNFSGWGSPDGKLDWSIHGDELNKMKKSYSFGFRNQLSNSTMVAQNPDEQDVLLRQESWVYNSLCTLCLKVTLNIFYQINQNFLIDPLCLCGSKSVSV